In Burkholderiaceae bacterium DAT-1, the sequence GTTTGATGTCTGGATGCGGCAGATCGATCGATACAGCAGCGACCTTCAGCATGCGCTGCTGGAACAGGACAGCCAGCGTGCCCGTCTACGGGCCGAATCCTTGCAAACGCTCTATGCCGCCATGGCCGCCTACCTCGATGAAACGGGCAAGCCAGGCGCGGCCAAGCTATCGCGGGACGATGTGGCGCGCAGCCAGTATGTACTGACTGCGCTCGACGAATCCAACTGGACGCGCGCCAGCGAATTGGCCGTTGGCATCCGTCAAGCCTGCATGCCGTGCCACGATCAATACCGTCCGATCAATGAATAAAGGCCGCTCATGCGGTCTCCGCTTTTCCATCCACGCAGCCTCGCTGCCCTACACAGGTACTGACTATGACTTTCAAGCGCCTCAGCCTGATCGCCACCCTGATCACCCTTAGCCTTGGCAGCGCCGTTGCCGCTGACGCCCCCAAACCCGAATCACTCATTAAATGGCGTCAGTCCGCGTTTCAGGTGATCGCCTGGAACACGGGCCGCATCAAGGCTCAACTCGAAGGCCCATACAACAAAGACGAAGTGGTTCGCGCCGCCAACAGCATCGCCGCACTGGCCAATTCCGGCCTCGGCAATCTGTTCGCCGCTAATACGCAAACCGGCAAGGGCTGGCACGACACCACGGTGAAACCGGAATTTTTCAGCGATACCGCCAAAGTAAGCGAACTCGCCACCCACTTCTCCCGCGAAGCCACCGCCCTCGCCCAGCTTGCGCCACAGGCGGGCGATGCGGCGGCACTGAAACCGCAATTCGTGAAACTCACCGCCACCTGCAAGGCCTGTCATGATGCGTTCAAGCGAAGTGAGTGAGATGATTCGCTAATCATCGGGGGATGAGGGGAAACGGGCGGCTTCTGGTGGGGCCGCTTTTTTTCATGCACAGTGTTAAATACTACAGTTGCAAGCAATGGGTTTCAGTTGTGAGGCGACTATAGGTCTGGCAATATTGTAGGTGCAGATTAGAACATTTTTGATGTTCCCAAGCGTATTTAACGCGTGGATTCATTGAACCCAGCATGCATAAATAAAGTCTCAACTAGGAGATATGATTGCGTACAAATTACGTTTTAATTGATTATGAAAATGTGCAAACTCAGTCATTGCATTTACTCAATGATGAGCACTTTAAGGTTATCGCCTTTCTTGGACCAACTAATACAAAGCTTCGCGTAGACTTTGTCTTAGCAATGCATAAAATAGCGCAAAGATCCAGCTACATAACACTGGAGACTCCGGGAACCAATGCACTAGACTTTCACATTGCATACTATCTTGGAAATTTGGCAATAACAGACCCAAAGGGTATCTTTCATATTATTTCACGAGATACGGGTTTTGACCCACTAATACAACATTTAAAGTCACGTAAAATTTCGTGCAGCCGCTCATCGTCAATCGAGGAAATCTTTTGCCTGACTCAGATTAGTCAGGCAAAACACGAGGATAAAGTTGCCCCTCAAGCCCCCTCCCTCACCAAGCAAGAAACACTGGAGGGCTATCTAAAAATAGCAATAGAAGACTTGATCAATAGAAAATCATCAAAACCCAGAACAACTAAAACACTAAAAAGTACTATCCAAGCAAAAATTGGCAAAGGTATTTCTGGAGAAATCACTGATCAAGTATTCTCTTTACTAATAAAGAATGGGCACGCCAAAATTAATGGAGAGAAGGTATCCTACACCCTGCCAACTAAAAACTAATCGGCTCGCCAATTGACTCTCATTCGCCCAAAGCATTACAAAAAAACCACGAGCTTCCACCCGTGGTTCAAATTCACATCCTGCGTCTGGGCGTACGCTGATGCGTGATTATTGCGCCGTCAGCACCGATACATTGGCCACGCCGCTGCGCTCGATGGCGGCCATGGCCCGCGCGACTGATCCATAAGGGACGTGTTCGTCGCCCTGCAGACGCAGCGCCAGTTCGGGGCTGTCGGCGAGCAGAGTCTTGAGCTCTGCTTCTAATGTTGCGGGCTGAATTTCCCGCTTGTCGATGTACACCCTGCCCTCGACATCCACACTTACAATCACTTGCTTTTGCAGCGGTGGTGTAGTAGTAGGCGCTGTTTTGGGGAGATTAACGTGCACGGCATTATTCAAGGCCGGTATGGCGATCATAAACGCCACCAGCAACACCAGCATCACATCCACCAGTGGTGTGATATTGATTTCGCTGAGCACCGCGCCGGATTCCTGTCTTGTCGA encodes:
- a CDS encoding cytochrome c, with the translated sequence MTFKRLSLIATLITLSLGSAVAADAPKPESLIKWRQSAFQVIAWNTGRIKAQLEGPYNKDEVVRAANSIAALANSGLGNLFAANTQTGKGWHDTTVKPEFFSDTAKVSELATHFSREATALAQLAPQAGDAAALKPQFVKLTATCKACHDAFKRSE
- a CDS encoding biopolymer transporter ExbD; translation: MAISTRQESGAVLSEINITPLVDVMLVLLVAFMIAIPALNNAVHVNLPKTAPTTTPPLQKQVIVSVDVEGRVYIDKREIQPATLEAELKTLLADSPELALRLQGDEHVPYGSVARAMAAIERSGVANVSVLTAQ